A part of Limihaloglobus sulfuriphilus genomic DNA contains:
- a CDS encoding LamG domain-containing protein: MKLFQILTMFFFSLTLAVAVSADLPAVNSGDIFTHVSADSGVYIQQGGSQASDGDLVGYWQDQSGNGNNANNFDSTGESKPTFLDNAVNGKPVLRFFGANYLDFGFNQYLTQPNTVFLVAYNLGENGYYIDGITSDDRQAFMVADGLNVMWSGSYFWQDHSKPRTWINHTLVYNDTSSQYYTDGVLQAAGSAGASNFGWGLRLGSRYSGSLYGWFYVAEMIIYEGSLTESDITLVNDYLSQKYNITGEESQPVNTGAGTLVAQFDGTDITADGTNVLVWNDQVDDVDYPLDLAAVEVDMGDASGYPQLEQYDFGEGSGLKNVIRFNLPEGSSSGTHLQSSAIPSTQAGPTTFFVVARRDTHGFSSYLFDGISDNARRGVSANGLTDTHRLQVPEFDSVGVDVGVWQVFSAVFNEEFSQLFIDGFTADEYGFSGVDAFEGLTVGSRYSGSNTMDGWIAELLVYEGALDADSRKAVEASLMQKYNITPFCGASYTQYSPMDFDKNCIVNFMDYAKFGQSWLDDFASIGISSLSGIKPSADFAHGWEMDYYPWDVANGVDEDNDGQIDWVRSSSNHFELSTEGTLVNISDVSGSLLANDDNWDQAFWPQPDINAATGFTTEFSIKITSDTGSNGAFKIQVSPYDSVNTDVVFIGASHVTYYVDGGDNIVLDTSDNTDGFHSFRIARHVDEPTKSSVWKDGVLIGDSLDVTWTPSGPHRYYIGDIDSSVNGTYEMDYLRIDPGAWAAPAPMDFDEDGIVGSKDLKSFALDWLNDTDPANIE, encoded by the coding sequence ATGAAATTATTTCAAATTTTAACAATGTTTTTTTTCTCACTGACGTTAGCAGTTGCTGTCAGTGCGGATTTACCGGCTGTAAACAGCGGCGATATATTTACACATGTAAGTGCTGATTCTGGTGTTTATATCCAGCAAGGCGGTTCACAGGCAAGCGATGGCGACTTGGTCGGTTACTGGCAGGATCAAAGCGGCAACGGCAATAACGCCAATAATTTTGACTCTACAGGTGAAAGTAAGCCGACTTTCCTTGATAATGCTGTTAACGGCAAGCCGGTTTTGCGATTTTTTGGCGCAAATTATCTTGACTTTGGTTTCAATCAATACCTCACTCAGCCCAACACTGTATTCTTAGTAGCTTATAATCTGGGAGAAAACGGTTATTACATAGACGGTATTACATCTGATGACAGGCAGGCGTTTATGGTTGCCGATGGTTTGAATGTGATGTGGTCAGGAAGTTATTTTTGGCAAGACCATTCAAAACCTAGGACCTGGATAAATCATACTTTGGTTTATAATGACACCTCCTCGCAGTATTACACTGATGGTGTTCTCCAGGCTGCCGGCAGTGCCGGTGCTAGTAACTTTGGATGGGGTTTAAGGCTGGGTTCCCGTTATTCCGGAAGTCTTTACGGCTGGTTTTATGTGGCGGAGATGATTATCTATGAAGGCAGTCTGACAGAGAGCGACATCACGCTGGTAAACGATTATCTGTCACAGAAATATAATATCACCGGTGAGGAATCTCAGCCGGTCAATACAGGTGCAGGGACACTGGTTGCTCAATTTGACGGAACCGATATAACAGCAGACGGAACCAATGTACTTGTGTGGAACGATCAGGTCGATGACGTGGATTACCCGCTGGACCTTGCCGCTGTGGAGGTCGATATGGGTGATGCCTCTGGTTATCCACAACTTGAACAGTACGATTTTGGAGAAGGTTCGGGACTTAAGAATGTTATTCGTTTCAACCTGCCCGAAGGAAGCTCTTCTGGTACTCACCTGCAGAGTTCAGCTATTCCAAGCACCCAGGCCGGCCCTACCACTTTTTTTGTAGTAGCCCGCAGAGACACTCACGGATTTTCAAGCTACCTCTTTGACGGCATCAGTGATAATGCCCGGCGGGGTGTTTCAGCTAACGGTTTAACAGATACACACAGACTGCAGGTTCCTGAATTTGACAGTGTTGGTGTTGATGTTGGAGTCTGGCAAGTGTTCAGTGCAGTGTTTAATGAAGAGTTTTCACAACTGTTTATAGATGGTTTTACAGCCGATGAATATGGTTTCAGCGGTGTAGATGCATTCGAAGGACTTACTGTTGGTTCGCGTTATTCCGGTTCCAATACGATGGACGGCTGGATTGCAGAGCTCCTGGTTTATGAGGGTGCTTTGGATGCTGATTCGCGAAAAGCTGTCGAAGCCTCGTTGATGCAGAAGTACAACATTACACCGTTCTGCGGAGCATCTTATACACAATACAGTCCGATGGACTTTGACAAAAACTGCATAGTTAATTTCATGGATTATGCCAAATTCGGCCAGAGCTGGCTTGATGATTTTGCTTCTATTGGAATAAGCAGTCTATCCGGCATTAAACCCTCTGCAGACTTCGCCCATGGCTGGGAAATGGACTACTACCCCTGGGATGTAGCCAACGGCGTAGATGAGGATAATGATGGTCAGATTGACTGGGTTCGAAGCAGCTCAAATCACTTTGAACTCAGCACTGAAGGAACTTTGGTGAATATCAGCGATGTAAGCGGTTCGTTATTGGCCAATGATGACAACTGGGATCAGGCCTTTTGGCCGCAGCCTGATATTAACGCGGCAACAGGATTTACCACAGAGTTCAGTATAAAAATAACCTCTGACACAGGTTCTAACGGAGCTTTCAAGATACAGGTCAGTCCTTACGACAGTGTGAATACCGATGTTGTCTTCATTGGGGCTTCTCATGTTACTTATTATGTCGATGGCGGAGATAATATAGTATTGGATACATCTGATAATACTGATGGTTTCCATAGCTTCCGGATTGCCCGCCATGTTGACGAGCCGACAAAGAGTTCTGTCTGGAAAGATGGTGTTCTTATAGGTGATAGTCTTGATGTGACCTGGACACCTTCGGGGCCTCACCGTTACTACATTGGTGATATAGACAGCTCTGTTAATGGTACTTATGAGATGGATTACCTCCGTATTGACCCGGGTGCCTGGGCGGCTCCGGCGCCTATGGATTTCGATGAGGACGGAATTGTAGGTTCTAAGGATTTGAAATCTTTTGCCCTGGATTGGCTCAATGATACAGATCCTGCGAATATTGAGTAA
- a CDS encoding DDE-type integrase/transposase/recombinase, whose translation MSQNIEIINIAVRLIVKAAVLAAGFSGRARKRSFKRLAGMDIEEKHKELIFLRDKVSQLQTQVSILQKALKKQNNKKRYTIREKLFILCYMETFQIPRRRVTEHLGIARSTLYRWLKNIEEKVQAVVPANITPTELAALVWKITKSNAGWGRVRVANQLKLLGIFLSASTVRNILNRPEPRKPPRKASKPKKTEDETEARSIPAWYPNHVWSIDTTMVYQWGLLAVHVVVIIDHFSRKITAAVPLEGPNAGWVVNAMEDAIEKYGSPKHIISDQGSAFISEAFAECLKNNNHIKHRLGAIGKKGSIAVTERANLTLKSEWLNHVLIIRGIDHLHDLCNEFQVWYNSWRPHMALDGNRPDDVFFGNLQEAPKRDAKTVPDNIETRYFCQARITGYRLKEAG comes from the coding sequence ATGTCCCAAAACATCGAGATTATCAACATTGCTGTGAGGTTGATTGTGAAGGCCGCGGTTCTTGCTGCCGGGTTTTCTGGAAGGGCGCGAAAACGAAGCTTCAAACGGCTTGCCGGTATGGATATTGAGGAAAAACATAAAGAGCTTATCTTTCTTCGAGACAAGGTAAGCCAGCTTCAAACCCAGGTATCGATATTGCAGAAGGCTCTTAAAAAGCAGAACAATAAAAAACGCTATACTATTCGCGAAAAGCTGTTCATTCTATGCTATATGGAAACCTTCCAGATACCCAGGCGAAGAGTCACCGAGCACCTCGGCATAGCAAGGTCAACGCTTTATCGCTGGCTTAAGAATATAGAAGAAAAAGTTCAGGCAGTTGTCCCTGCAAACATAACACCCACCGAGCTGGCTGCTCTGGTCTGGAAGATAACAAAATCAAATGCAGGGTGGGGCAGGGTCAGAGTCGCCAACCAGCTCAAACTCCTGGGCATATTTCTCTCAGCCTCAACTGTGCGGAATATCCTCAACAGGCCGGAACCGCGAAAACCACCACGTAAAGCATCTAAACCAAAGAAAACAGAAGATGAAACCGAGGCTCGTTCAATCCCAGCCTGGTATCCAAACCATGTCTGGTCGATAGATACAACAATGGTCTATCAATGGGGCTTATTGGCGGTGCATGTTGTAGTAATAATAGATCACTTCTCACGCAAGATAACGGCTGCAGTACCGTTGGAAGGGCCCAATGCCGGTTGGGTAGTCAATGCCATGGAGGATGCAATCGAGAAGTACGGTTCTCCAAAGCACATCATTTCCGATCAGGGCAGTGCATTCATATCTGAGGCTTTCGCAGAATGCCTGAAGAATAACAACCATATAAAACACAGACTTGGAGCCATCGGAAAGAAAGGTTCGATCGCTGTAACTGAAAGAGCAAATTTAACCCTAAAATCAGAATGGCTCAATCATGTTCTTATCATCAGAGGCATCGACCATCTGCATGATTTATGCAATGAATTCCAGGTTTGGTACAATTCCTGGAGGCCGCATATGGCTTTAGACGGTAATCGGCCGGACGACGTATTCTTCGGTAACCTGCAAGAGGCTCCAAAGCGTGATGCCAAGACTGTTCCAGACAATATTGAAACACGCTATTTCTGTCAGGCCAGAATTACTGGATATCGGCTCAAAGAAGCTGGTTGA
- a CDS encoding alpha/beta hydrolase family protein, with product MIFNKLPLCLFVFLSSVSFVFAGQWHQKAVEPLPREALVKGLEAYWGQGPQESDIVDPDMQIIEKVELEDHYRWHVSYMVEKDDKSYAYILFPKPMPTKEKSLPLVLCPHPTNGYGKKTVVGLATAGTEEELQKLLQRQTGLYLVRLGFIIFAPDMAGYGERVLIDKPTSRYNFEHVEDFKQKWLKKWPDARFPHGKQIWDIRRALDMLVEFDFVDTDNIGIIGHSLGAWTVMNTMPMDARIKAGVANAGGTLNFIPELWTDHGRLQAFLEAGNTYKNMHNMFNIGIMATAPRPMLYIKAENDHRDYAESWAKQAEGFRIINDYYKQKDTNGGEGDFDVLLQHSGHSFQKDAQMFACAWLHKHLFGQNVTLSLEKAKSILNEE from the coding sequence ATGATATTCAACAAGTTGCCACTGTGTTTATTTGTGTTTTTGTCTTCAGTTTCATTTGTTTTTGCGGGTCAATGGCATCAAAAAGCGGTGGAACCCCTTCCGCGTGAGGCTCTTGTTAAAGGGCTGGAAGCATATTGGGGCCAGGGGCCTCAGGAAAGCGACATTGTTGATCCTGATATGCAGATAATTGAGAAGGTTGAGCTTGAAGACCACTACAGATGGCATGTAAGCTATATGGTTGAAAAAGACGATAAATCATACGCGTATATCCTATTCCCAAAGCCTATGCCGACTAAAGAAAAGTCCCTGCCGCTGGTGCTGTGTCCTCATCCAACAAATGGATATGGCAAGAAAACGGTTGTAGGACTCGCAACAGCCGGCACTGAAGAAGAATTACAGAAGCTCCTTCAAAGACAGACCGGCCTCTACCTTGTTCGTCTCGGGTTCATTATTTTTGCTCCGGATATGGCCGGGTACGGAGAAAGGGTTTTGATAGATAAACCGACGAGCAGATACAATTTTGAACACGTAGAAGATTTTAAACAGAAATGGCTCAAGAAATGGCCTGATGCACGGTTCCCTCATGGGAAACAGATATGGGACATTCGGCGGGCTCTGGATATGCTGGTTGAATTTGATTTTGTTGATACCGACAACATAGGCATAATAGGTCATTCTTTGGGTGCCTGGACTGTTATGAATACGATGCCCATGGATGCCAGAATAAAAGCGGGCGTGGCCAATGCCGGCGGAACATTGAATTTCATTCCTGAATTATGGACAGATCACGGCAGGCTTCAAGCCTTTCTTGAGGCCGGCAATACTTATAAAAACATGCACAATATGTTTAACATTGGAATCATGGCAACCGCACCCCGGCCAATGCTGTATATCAAAGCCGAAAATGACCACCGCGACTATGCTGAGAGCTGGGCTAAACAGGCTGAAGGATTTAGAATTATAAATGACTATTATAAACAGAAAGACACTAACGGCGGTGAAGGTGATTTCGATGTTTTGCTTCAGCACAGCGGCCATTCTTTTCAAAAAGATGCGCAGATGTTCGCGTGCGCCTGGCTGCATAAGCATCTTTTCGGGCAAAATGTGACACTTTCTTTAGAAAAAGCTAAATCTATTTTAAATGAAGAGTGA
- a CDS encoding platelet-activating factor acetylhydrolase IB subunit has product MSFRRISILLLVFSVSFVFAGQWHQKAAEPLPREALVKGLEAYWGQGPQESDIVDPDMQIIEKVELEDHYRWHVSYMVEKDDKSYAYILFPKPMPTKEKPLPLVLCPHSTTGEGKKAVAGLSSRDEEYKRQRQHALDLVRLGFITFAPDMAGYGERVLIDKPATRYNFEHVADFKQKWLKKWPNARFPHGKQIWDIKRALDMLVEFDNVDSDNIGIIGHSLGAWTVMNTMPMDTRIKAGVANAGGTLRFIPYIWEEQKRLVQFLKADNAKNMHNMFNVGLMAAAPRSILHIKAANDSEDYAEKWTNQLEGFRVINDYFKQKGGGSFAVLQQNCGHTFKRDSRFFAYAWLHKHLFEDRNGAVHSAITPVPQNNPKRDWWMPRHQDIVERVKNGNVDLIMIGDSITHRWDSTGKAVWDEYYSSRNAVNMGFGGDRTQHVLWRLENGEIDGINPKLAVVMIGTNNTNLRNGNTTEEIADGIIAICKRLRSKLPETKVLLLSIFPRDEKPSYKRNLNATASKIASEIADGKWIYYLNINHKFLDENEILSKDIMPDLIHPNEKGYQIWAEAMEPTIKKLMGE; this is encoded by the coding sequence ATGAGTTTTAGAAGAATTTCAATACTTTTATTAGTATTTTCAGTTTCGTTTGTTTTTGCGGGCCAATGGCATCAAAAAGCGGCGGAACCCCTTCCGCGTGAGGCTCTTGTTAAAGGGCTGGAAGCATATTGGGGCCAGGGGCCTCAGGAAAGCGACATTGTTGATCCTGATATGCAGATAATTGAGAAGGTTGAGCTTGAAGACCACTACAGATGGCATGTAAGCTATATGGTTGAAAAAGACGATAAATCATATGCGTATATCCTATTCCCAAAGCCTATGCCGACTAAAGAAAAGCCCCTGCCGCTGGTGCTGTGTCCTCATTCGACAACAGGAGAGGGCAAAAAGGCCGTTGCTGGGCTAAGCTCAAGAGATGAAGAATATAAAAGACAGAGGCAACACGCCCTGGATCTTGTTCGACTTGGATTTATTACCTTTGCTCCTGATATGGCCGGATACGGCGAAAGAGTCTTGATAGACAAACCGGCTACCAGATACAATTTTGAACACGTTGCAGACTTTAAGCAGAAATGGCTCAAGAAGTGGCCCAATGCACGGTTCCCTCATGGCAAGCAGATCTGGGACATAAAGCGGGCATTGGATATGCTGGTTGAATTTGATAATGTTGACAGTGATAACATAGGAATAATAGGGCATTCCTTAGGCGCCTGGACGGTTATGAATACGATGCCGATGGATACCAGAATAAAAGCAGGTGTGGCCAATGCAGGGGGCACATTAAGATTTATTCCATACATCTGGGAAGAGCAAAAACGTCTCGTACAGTTTCTTAAAGCAGATAACGCTAAAAACATGCATAACATGTTCAATGTCGGACTTATGGCTGCAGCACCGAGATCAATTTTACACATAAAAGCTGCGAATGACTCGGAAGATTACGCAGAAAAATGGACGAACCAGCTGGAGGGCTTCAGAGTCATAAATGACTATTTTAAGCAGAAAGGCGGGGGCTCTTTTGCTGTGCTCCAGCAAAACTGTGGGCATACATTTAAGCGGGACTCAAGGTTTTTTGCGTATGCATGGCTTCATAAGCATTTATTCGAAGACAGAAATGGAGCCGTTCATTCTGCGATTACTCCCGTACCCCAGAACAACCCCAAAAGAGATTGGTGGATGCCGCGACATCAAGATATTGTTGAACGTGTGAAAAATGGCAACGTCGATCTTATCATGATTGGCGATTCCATCACTCATCGCTGGGACAGTACCGGTAAAGCGGTTTGGGATGAATACTACAGTTCCAGAAATGCCGTTAATATGGGCTTCGGAGGTGACCGTACCCAGCATGTCCTTTGGCGGCTTGAAAATGGTGAGATCGACGGGATCAATCCAAAACTTGCAGTTGTTATGATAGGCACTAACAATACAAATCTTAGAAACGGAAACACGACCGAGGAAATAGCTGACGGCATCATTGCTATATGCAAAAGACTCAGATCGAAGTTGCCCGAGACCAAGGTGCTTCTTCTTTCAATATTTCCTCGAGACGAGAAGCCTTCATACAAGCGGAATTTAAACGCGACAGCCTCGAAGATCGCTTCGGAAATAGCTGATGGAAAATGGATATACTATCTTAATATAAATCATAAGTTTCTTGATGAAAATGAAATACTGTCTAAAGATATAATGCCTGACCTTATCCATCCAAACGAAAAAGGATATCAAATCTGGGCAGAAGCAATGGAGCCAACCATCAAAAAATTGATGGGAGAGTAG
- a CDS encoding alpha/beta hydrolase family protein, with translation MTLNKYFTLLIITLSVVTAVFAGDLHQKAAEPLHREVLVDALEAYWGQGPQEGDIVDPDMQIIKKVELEDHYRWHLSYMVEDDDKSFAYLLLPKPMPTKDKPLPLVLCPHPTHGDGKKFVSGFKPQADEITTEGLKQYQYGLDLVRLGFIAFAPDMAGYGERVVKDKPNTRYNPEHRDAFKKKWLKKWPKATWPHGKQVWDIQRALDMLVELEFVDSDNIGIIGYSLGGWTVMNTMPLDTRIKAGVANAGGTFNFLPRVWTDQKELLQFINANNVKNMHNMFNIGIMATAPRPMLYIKASNDHREYAKKWENQIEGFRVINDYYKQKGSEGDFDILLHNDGHSFKQDAQMLSYAWLHKHLFGKDELLSIAKIKRVLEDK, from the coding sequence ATGACTTTGAATAAATATTTCACACTCTTAATTATTACATTATCGGTGGTTACGGCTGTTTTCGCGGGAGATTTACACCAGAAAGCGGCAGAACCGCTGCACAGAGAAGTTCTTGTTGACGCGCTGGAGGCATATTGGGGCCAGGGGCCCCAGGAAGGCGACATTGTTGATCCTGATATGCAGATAATTAAGAAGGTTGAGCTTGAAGACCACTACAGATGGCATTTAAGCTATATGGTTGAAGACGACGATAAATCATTCGCATATCTTTTGCTTCCAAAGCCCATGCCAACTAAAGATAAGCCGCTGCCTCTGGTGCTGTGCCCCCATCCCACACATGGGGACGGCAAAAAATTTGTCTCAGGTTTCAAGCCCCAGGCAGATGAAATAACAACCGAAGGGCTAAAGCAGTATCAATATGGTTTAGACCTTGTCCGGCTGGGCTTTATAGCATTTGCACCTGATATGGCCGGATATGGCGAAAGGGTTGTAAAGGATAAGCCCAACACAAGGTATAACCCTGAGCATAGAGATGCTTTTAAGAAAAAATGGCTCAAAAAATGGCCAAAGGCGACCTGGCCGCACGGCAAACAGGTATGGGATATTCAAAGAGCATTGGATATGCTGGTAGAGCTTGAATTTGTTGACAGCGACAATATTGGTATCATTGGCTATTCATTGGGCGGCTGGACGGTTATGAATACTATGCCGCTTGACACGAGGATTAAAGCCGGTGTTGCTAATGCTGGCGGGACATTTAACTTTCTTCCCAGAGTCTGGACGGATCAAAAAGAGCTTTTGCAGTTCATCAACGCTAATAATGTTAAGAATATGCATAATATGTTTAATATTGGGATTATGGCAACAGCGCCCAGGCCCATGTTGTATATAAAAGCCTCTAATGACCACCGTGAGTATGCGAAAAAATGGGAAAATCAGATAGAGGGATTCAGGGTAATTAACGATTATTATAAGCAGAAGGGCAGCGAAGGTGACTTTGATATTTTACTTCACAACGACGGCCATTCATTTAAACAGGATGCTCAAATGCTCTCTTACGCCTGGCTTCACAAGCATTTATTCGGTAAAGATGAATTACTTTCTATTGCTAAAATTAAACGCGTCTTAGAGGATAAGTGA
- a CDS encoding GntR family transcriptional regulator, whose product MLTELKNGKPGIIAKQIEMDFLKKGLRSGDRYFSANEVSVMFGISQSTADRAMRILSGQNKLVRKPRGGTFIGPGVSQPDRMSKINAVYVFFSAGMEEALSFDIISKCIYENFSNVGIQLISIPSEGGFNYFREIVDGAIERGNLLGSVLICGTREMYSYLNKHNIKSVVFGTLYSDQDFFISTDRDSTQSARLLVNYLVNRGRRKLLILIKNVGRAGSDQFIDSIYGSASMAGLSPADIKIRICNGNPEETVARINELFINGSSPDGIIVDGEYMLNLVEKVCANQDLVLNEDIEVVFEAGAIFNIRPQKYAHTCVMKEKEIFISELISKLRELTEGRSLPCEHIVLPVKLVEPK is encoded by the coding sequence ATGCTTACAGAGCTGAAAAATGGAAAACCGGGCATAATAGCCAAGCAAATTGAGATGGATTTTCTCAAAAAGGGTCTCCGTTCGGGTGACCGTTATTTTTCTGCCAATGAAGTAAGTGTTATGTTTGGTATAAGCCAGTCCACAGCGGATAGGGCTATGCGAATCCTTTCGGGCCAGAACAAACTGGTAAGAAAGCCTCGGGGCGGAACCTTTATAGGTCCCGGGGTGTCCCAACCAGATCGAATGTCTAAAATCAATGCTGTTTATGTCTTTTTTTCTGCGGGAATGGAAGAGGCTCTTTCTTTTGATATAATCAGTAAATGTATATACGAAAATTTCAGCAATGTGGGGATCCAGCTCATTTCGATACCCTCTGAGGGTGGTTTTAATTATTTTCGCGAGATAGTTGACGGTGCAATCGAAAGAGGTAACCTTCTTGGCTCTGTTCTAATCTGCGGAACAAGGGAGATGTACAGCTATCTGAATAAGCATAACATCAAATCCGTAGTTTTTGGCACTCTCTACTCGGATCAGGATTTTTTCATATCAACTGACAGGGACAGCACGCAATCTGCCCGGCTTCTAGTCAATTATCTTGTGAACAGAGGCAGACGCAAGTTGCTGATTCTTATAAAGAATGTCGGCAGAGCAGGTTCCGATCAATTTATTGATTCAATTTACGGTTCAGCAAGTATGGCAGGCCTTTCTCCGGCTGATATCAAAATCAGAATCTGTAATGGCAACCCTGAGGAGACAGTGGCAAGAATCAATGAGCTCTTTATTAACGGCAGCAGTCCTGACGGGATTATTGTTGACGGAGAATATATGCTGAACCTGGTAGAGAAGGTTTGTGCCAATCAGGATCTTGTATTAAATGAAGATATTGAAGTTGTTTTTGAGGCAGGTGCGATTTTTAATATCCGACCTCAGAAATACGCCCACACCTGTGTTATGAAAGAGAAAGAAATTTTTATCAGTGAACTTATTAGCAAACTCAGAGAGTTAACAGAGGGCAGGTCTTTGCCGTGCGAGCATATAGTTTTGCCGGTTAAGCTTGTAGAACCAAAGTAA
- a CDS encoding type II secretion system protein encodes MKHRSNHNFYRKTIPGFTLIELLVVISIIALLMAILMPSLNKARRQARVITCSGNIKQMIIGMNVYASENNGKCPERPDIVFPSKIWNTGDDKDVLNMFDQYIIAGAKTSDITFCPFIDKRSWLRPRLNGVPNTMTDDEAEKYAQYLYVKWTGCNFGYSLFTGLTAPGLNWEYSGNRNLKHTFLSTNSTDVVLADFVQVRLDLWFSSHAPAGGQLPQVWDSRPTPLVSPNPKAPKGFGGLNVGFGDGHVENRRETKNSIVDRTNSSVEWYVY; translated from the coding sequence ATGAAACACCGTTCAAACCATAATTTTTATCGAAAAACCATACCAGGTTTTACTCTCATCGAATTACTGGTGGTAATATCTATCATAGCTTTGCTTATGGCGATTCTAATGCCGTCTTTAAACAAAGCCAGGCGTCAGGCCAGGGTTATTACATGTTCGGGCAACATTAAACAAATGATAATCGGAATGAATGTATATGCCTCCGAGAATAACGGAAAATGCCCGGAAAGGCCCGATATTGTGTTCCCATCTAAAATATGGAATACTGGAGACGATAAAGATGTTTTGAATATGTTCGACCAATATATTATTGCCGGTGCAAAAACCTCTGATATAACGTTTTGCCCTTTCATTGATAAACGTTCCTGGCTCAGGCCAAGGCTCAACGGTGTTCCAAACACTATGACTGATGATGAAGCGGAAAAATATGCCCAATATTTATATGTCAAATGGACGGGCTGTAACTTTGGCTATTCACTCTTTACAGGGTTAACGGCTCCGGGATTAAACTGGGAATATTCGGGTAACCGCAATCTTAAACACACCTTTCTCAGCACAAACAGCACGGATGTTGTGTTAGCCGATTTTGTTCAGGTCAGGCTTGATTTATGGTTTTCCAGCCACGCTCCGGCGGGGGGGCAATTGCCGCAGGTATGGGATTCCCGGCCAACACCGCTTGTCAGCCCGAATCCAAAGGCTCCGAAGGGCTTTGGAGGGCTCAACGTGGGTTTTGGAGACGGGCATGTGGAAAACCGCAGAGAGACAAAAAATTCTATTGTTGACAGGACTAATTCATCAGTAGAGTGGTATGTTTATTAA
- a CDS encoding PEP-CTERM sorting domain-containing protein: protein MNYSKMFKKSMVVILSVSFIAASASGALSGFKDSADFDYGWEMDYYPWDTANVDLDASGGRDWIQSSSSHFTLNAGILTCTSSTSGGLLANDSSYDEAFWPQASMNAQTGFTTDFSIKVTSDTGSNGAFKVQVSPYDSTNTDVLFIGADHVTYYVDGGDNIVLDTSDNTDAFHSFRIARHIDEPTTSSIWRDGVLIGDSLAVTWTPTGHRYYIGDIDSSVNGTYEMDYLRVTPGAWAVPEPAMLSLFGLGGLALFRKRRHNRK from the coding sequence GTGAATTACTCAAAAATGTTTAAAAAGTCAATGGTTGTTATTTTAAGTGTTTCATTTATTGCAGCTTCGGCCAGCGGAGCTCTGTCAGGATTTAAAGATTCTGCTGATTTTGATTACGGCTGGGAGATGGATTATTATCCCTGGGATACCGCTAATGTTGATCTTGACGCCAGCGGAGGCAGAGACTGGATCCAAAGCAGCTCAAGTCATTTCACGCTTAACGCGGGTATTTTGACATGTACGAGCTCAACAAGTGGAGGTTTGCTGGCTAATGACAGCAGCTACGATGAAGCCTTTTGGCCGCAGGCGAGTATGAATGCACAGACAGGTTTTACTACGGATTTCAGTATAAAAGTTACCTCTGATACAGGTTCTAACGGAGCCTTTAAGGTGCAGGTCAGTCCCTATGACAGCACGAATACCGATGTTCTTTTTATTGGAGCCGATCATGTTACTTATTACGTTGATGGCGGAGATAATATAGTACTGGATACATCGGATAATACTGATGCGTTTCACAGTTTCAGAATAGCCCGCCACATTGACGAGCCGACAACAAGTTCTATCTGGAGAGATGGTGTTCTTATAGGCGATAGTCTTGCTGTAACCTGGACACCTACTGGACACCGGTACTACATTGGTGATATAGACAGCTCTGTTAACGGCACGTATGAAATGGATTATCTACGCGTTACGCCCGGCGCATGGGCGGTTCCGGAGCCTGCAATGTTGAGTTTGTTTGGTCTTGGAGGTTTGGCTTTATTTCGTAAAAGGAGGCATAATAGAAAGTAA